The following coding sequences are from one Triticum aestivum cultivar Chinese Spring chromosome 5A, IWGSC CS RefSeq v2.1, whole genome shotgun sequence window:
- the LOC123107489 gene encoding acyl transferase 1-like, with the protein MVTFAARRSEPELVRPARPTPAETKALSDLDDQWSLRFYESIVGFFRGPPGESTTPGKVAKGIKAAVAGALVYYYPMAGRLRKLPDGNKLVVDCTGEGVMFVEATADMRLEDLGQPLVPPYPCVEEFLGDAGNTRDVIGKPLLFLQLIWAVINLRIMVTQLKCGGFVIGLHMCHCIADGFGTLQFIKSIADFACGELIPTTLPVWKRDIFTARIPPSVSHVYPAYKPFLLGLDCRGDDVMLSTPPETMEMQYVFFGPKEIDILRSHISGHLSKSTTTFELITAVMWRCRTLALGYESNQRVRVMFALNARGRSINGESVAVPHGYYGNAHFSPVVEVTVDELSTKPLAHILELMRKVKMDTTKGCVKSMVDLMALWREWSPFCMDRTYEVGDTKWVGGNTLQFGKAELVAAGTPHAGDFTSKLISYHTKCKNQDGEDSIVVSILLPKLAMEKFTKEMAIWLKK; encoded by the exons ATGGTGACCTTCGCGGCGCGCCGGAGCGAGCCCGAGCTGGTGCGCCCGGCGCGGCCGACGCCGGCCGAAACCAAGGCCCTCTCCGACCTCGACGACCAGTGGTCGCTGCGGTTCTACGAGTCCATCGTCGGCTTCTTCCGCGGCCCGCCGGGAGAGAGCACCACGCCGGGCAAAGTGGCCAAGGGCATCAAGGCGGCCGTGGCGGGGGCTCTCGTGTACTACTACCCCATGGCCGGACGCCTGAGGAAGCTCCCCGACGGCAACAAGTTGGTGGTGGACTGCACGGGGGAAGGGGTGATGTTCGTGGAGGCCACAGCGGACATGCGGCTGGAGGACCTCGGGCAGCCGCTGGTGCCGCCGTACCCGTGTGtcgaggagttcttgggcgacGCCGGCAACACGAGAGATGTCATTGGCAAGCCTCTGCTCTTCCTGCAG CTTATATGGGCGGTAATAAATCTTAGAATAATG GTGACACAACTCAAATGTGGAGGATTTGTCATTGGGCTTCACATGTGTCATTGCATTGCTGATGGTTTTGGCACCCTCCAATTTATAAAATCTATAGCTGATTTCGCATGTGGTGAACTTATCCCAACCACTTTGCCCGTGTGGAAAAGAGATATTTTCACAGCACGCATCCCACCCTCCGTCTCACATGTCTATCCGGCTTATAAACCATTTCTTCTTGGGTTAGACTGCAGAGGAGATGATGTGATGCTATCAACTCCACCAGAAACTATGGAAATGCAATATGTATTCTTTGGACCAAAAGAGATAGATATTTTAAGAAGCCATATTTCAGGACATCTCTCCAAATCTACAACAACATTCGAACTGATTACTGCCGTCATGTGGCGATGCCGCACATTGGCATTAGGTTACGAATCTAATCAGAGAGTACGTGTCATGTTTGCTTTAAATGCACGTGGTAGAAGCATTAATGGGGAAAGCGTTGCCGTCCCACATGGTTACTATGGAAATGCACATTTCTCTCCCGTGGTTGAGGTCACAGTTGATGAGTTGTCTACAAAGCCGTTGGCTCATATACTTGAGCTAATGCGTAAAGTCAAGATGGACACCACGAAGGGTTGTGTGAAGTCAATGGTGGATTTGATGGCATTATGGAGAGAGTGGTCACCATTCTGCATGGACAGAACATACGAGGTTGGTGATACAAAGTGGGTTGGAGGCAATACCCTACAATTTGGGAAAGCTGAACTGGTTGCTGCTGGTACGCCACATGCAGGGGATTTCACTTCAAAGTTGATAAGCTATCATACAAAGTGCAAGAATCAAGACGGTGAAGACTCAATAGTGGTATCAATCTTATTGCCAAAATTGGCAATGGAGAAGTTCACAAAGGAGATGGCAATTTGGTTGAAGAAATAA